A single genomic interval of Hafnia alvei harbors:
- a CDS encoding helix-turn-helix transcriptional regulator has product MCTTVPAQRHDRLAIRLSVIISRLLAGESLYLKALSDEFGVSERTLRRDFHQRLLHLDITCHNGAWRLNQNPQRDHTPGVLAFARNTGIARLIPSQSRQLMQLLMDGNGTSPCLIGHAPLPAGILPGCFQRLAEAIYHHKTVSLLIKGIRHDALEPYRLIYSYPHWYLVTSQYGAIRVFRLEDVTAVSLSEQHFQRRSEIGALLTDENFINALPHFHFISNVIHTFREHTTAPKSKPKGVSQ; this is encoded by the coding sequence ATGTGCACCACGGTACCTGCGCAACGGCATGACAGACTGGCGATCAGATTGTCGGTCATTATTAGTAGGCTTCTGGCTGGTGAATCCCTTTACCTAAAAGCGTTGTCGGACGAATTTGGCGTGTCTGAACGTACCCTTCGCCGGGATTTTCATCAGCGCTTATTGCATCTTGATATCACCTGTCACAACGGTGCCTGGCGACTGAACCAGAATCCGCAGCGGGATCATACACCTGGCGTGCTGGCGTTTGCCCGCAATACCGGGATAGCCCGCCTCATTCCCTCACAAAGCCGTCAGCTTATGCAGTTGCTGATGGATGGAAATGGCACCTCACCGTGCCTCATTGGCCATGCACCGTTGCCTGCTGGGATCCTTCCGGGCTGTTTCCAACGACTTGCAGAAGCTATTTACCATCACAAAACAGTCAGCCTGCTGATAAAAGGCATTCGTCACGATGCACTGGAGCCTTATCGGTTGATTTATTCCTACCCGCATTGGTATCTGGTCACCAGCCAATATGGTGCAATCCGCGTATTCAGACTTGAGGATGTGACCGCCGTTTCCTTGTCGGAGCAGCATTTTCAACGGCGGAGTGAAATTGGTGCCCTGCTCACCGATGAGAATTTTATCAATGCACTTCCACATTTTCACTTTATCAGCAACGTCATTCACACTTTTCGTGAACACACTACGGCCCCGAAATCTAAACCCAAAGGAGTTAGTCAATGA